The region TCTTTATAAAACAAGGGAAATCATTGAAGAACCCTAAACATTGAAGAACCCTAACTACAATATGACAATCGTGAACCCACAACAAGGGAAACATTCGTGaaatagaaatgacaaaaatacaaaaatataaatgataaaaataGAAAGGGAAAATAGAATAAATGGAACAACTTCAAAGTCTCAAACGAAGAAATGCACCAACCTCTTCGTCGACTACAAGATCTTCTAGTCTCGTCTTCTCCAACCTTGTCGTCGACAGTAGAGAGCACCAAGCTCATCACTGACAGCACAGACCAACTCGTCCTCTCTAGTCGCCTTCGTCACATCCGAACTTGTATCCTTCGAAGGATGGGTTTCTGAGATATAGGTTTCATGTTTTAGAGGGATGAGGTTTCAGGTTTTGTTCTCTGTTTTActttcttttgcttttttttcTATCCTCTTTTGTATTATGGGTTAGGGTACCCCTTGTACCCCCTTAATACAATatcattgcttataaaaaaaaacggaAGGGTGGAAAATAGGGATACTGAGTGAATTGATAAGTGATTTCGGATTTAGGTTAAAATTGAATTCAGATTAAGGTTTTGTTTACTTAGTTAATTGGGATTGGATTTACTTAGTTAAATTAGGTTTTTTCACTACAGCATTTTTGGCCTTCCACTACGGACGAAAAACCGCGGGGCAATGTGAAAAAACCGTGGCTAAAAGCTTATGCCACGGTTCTGCCACGGTTTCCTTGTCGCGGGTTATGTGGCCGTGGCCAAGTTCAAGTGCCACGGTTTTGCCAAGTTTAAGCCGCGATTATTAAAAAAAGGTAAGGCCGCGGTTTATTAAGCACCGCGTGTCGTAAACCGTAGCATTAGACAATTTAGCTGCGGTTTACACACTACTCTAGTGCCACGGTTAATTTTTCACCACCAATTCGTAACCGCGGCCTATATATTTCCACCACGTTTGTACATAAACTCTTGAGCCACAATTATATTTACACCACTCGTTTGTAACCGTGGCCAATAGCTTTTAGCCACGGTTGTTATGGAAGCTTAAAACCACGATTTAGCCACTGTTTTGCACCTAATCCACATTTTAAGAACCATCTGTTTTGCTtccatattattttaataaccTAATTTATTAAAGTATTATAACAATAACAAATGCACAcatcaattaaaataattacaatATCAAGAGATAGAGCCATTACAAAAAACTGAATCACATGAAACTAAGACCAAATCATAATTAACACGAATATTGTTTTTGGAACACAGCAAAAAATATAACTGCTACCAAAAAATGGCAATGCCTAATCGATCCTGTTCAACTTAACAGCTTCTAGTCAATTCATACCAATGTTAAAATCAACATAAACATCAACTACATAAAATCTCAAGATGTCATCCTAAGTTCCAAACAacctttcaaaataagaaaatacgATCAATTCCAAGAGCAATCAATATTCTTCTTCTCcgtctccatctccatctccacccccttctccttctccttctccttcttcatgaAAATCATCATTCTCCCCATTCTGCTAACATGAAACGCAATACACACAAATTAGTGAAATAAACAATCCACATAATCATTTCATATTAGTCAAGAATATAGCCACCAACCGATGGAGAAAAACAACAAATTGTCGCATGTAAACAAACCTCTTGAAAATtgctattctttttttttggagatCCAAAAGATATACTTTTGCTTTGCCCTCATGTTCTTTTCTTACTTGTCCCTATTTTAACATAAACTTTTCATTAGATAATATACTAAAAGAGAAATACATAACACAATTATTATAAGTCAAACAAAATTTATTACCATTTGTTTCGcccccttcttcttcttgtgcATTTTCTTCTTGTCTCATGGtatattcttcttcatcagaactTTCATCTCttggctcttcttcttctttctccattttctttAGTTATTAATCTTTATTTAtcctttttctttgtttaaCCAAGGAAGGAATAGTTCAGAAGCATAGTTACTAATCTTTATCCTTTTTATTTGTTAAGGCAAATATCCACTAACAATCTAACTAATATAACATATAGCTTCTCTATGGTGCAAATATAACAGCAAAATTGACAATGTACTGTTTCCATGAACTGaatagaagtttttttttagagaatCAAAATCATTCAATTGATAAAGAAATGTCTTGGAAACAAACTCTCCCAAGTGAGGTGCTTCCAAGGATAcatgaaaaaaggaaaaaaagcaagctagaaaaaatagaaaaagaagataCTAAAACTAAGATAGTAGAAGACTAAAACAGTAAAAGATGAGGAAAGGAAACATgtctaagaaaaagaaaaagaagcagcAGCATAAGTACAAAGCATTACAGCCAAGCAGACTTGCTCTTACACCTCACAGGCACACCAACAGAAGAAAACAACTAGGAGGAATAGTCCAGCCAAAGTCCAACATAAAGCTAAGCCGAGATGCCATCATAAATCAAAGTAGGGCACACACAAAAATATGCAGCAACCAAGAAGCCAGaaccagaagaaaaaaaaccagATTTAGTAAGAAAAGAACTAGCAATTGGTTGGCAGTACTCACTTTCCGCAATCCACAACCCATAATCCAATTTCAAgacagaaagagaaaaaaaaaaaaagaatgaacaCAAGGTGGAATCATCGAAGCTAAAAGCATGCATTGCAAAATTGCATAAGCGATTCGTATCAATCAAGCAGTTACCTTCTTCGGTGCAAAAGGATCATTGTCGTAATCATCATCATCGTAATCCGGGGATGGCCTCTTACTACCTGCGATTCCGAAAACGAAACAATCGATCAGAGTTAACAACACACCAACCAATATAATAAAATCTAAGAAAACATGGTTTGGTAACAAAATCGAAAAACCTGAATGCCTTCTGCCAATTTCGCCTCCGAAATCGAAGTCCTACGTTTGGCAAAACCGAAGTTGGGATAGGTAGAAGGGGGAAATGAATTCAGAGAAGGGAATGGAGAGAGATGTTAGTACTTACATCGTCGAAATGTGCAGGGGAAGCCATGGCCCATGCACTTCGAGAAACCCTAGATGCTGCAGCGATCAAGAGAGGAGGGTCACCAAGATGAGCAGTGCGAGCAGAGGAGGAGGGTCACAATCGTTCAACCAAGAAGGAGAAAGTTAgggttcaatcttttctctgaaGTAGCTATACGTGAGTGTAGTGTTAGGGATTTGGGGGCttctattttatatatttttttaacttaatttctattattttattacttttaagtttttttaatgaaaattaatcATTTAGTTGTGTCAAAACTCTAAACACGTGCGGGACGATTCACCAAATTTTGGCGGaaggaattttttttagtattatTAGGCCCggtttaattagttaattaagaTGAAGATTTTTACGCCACGGTTATATTTGTGGGATTAGGTTGCCGCGGTTGGAAAGTTGTAGCCATGAACTACCCACAATTGTGGAACCGTGGTATACAATGTAGACCCCACGGTTTTTCTCAGCCGTGGTCATCACACGTCCACAACTTTTGAACCGTGGTATATACTATAATTAGGCCACGGTTTTTTCTCCGTTGAAGAAATTAGCGTGGCCTAAAGTGAAAAATGTTGTagtgtttttaatttattttgtttttaatcgaaaataaaaacaaatgcCACATCATCTCATTAATTGGCGTGGCATGTTCATGTATGCATGTGGTCGGACTAAATCTCAGACATGGTGGTTTGTCTCACCGGATGGACTACTTCCGAAAGTTACGCTGGCGAAGGACCAAAACCAGCTTTCACTTATAGTTCAGGGACCATTTACATATTTATCCCAAACATATATTTaagcattttttttaaaattacataGAATAGGATATAGACATGCAACTTCTATCAAAATTTTGAAATACTAATGAATGAATTTATATAATGTGTAAgcaaataaattattttcaattttaaaagaaatataGATAGTTGATAtagttctcattttttttttggttacaagaggaaaatatataattctcaTTCTAATTCTAATCtttattgaaattttttttttgaaaacaaaagccattatatataaatagataAAAAACTTGGGAACAATCTCTCCCAAGTGAGAAAAGAGAACTGAAACCATGAattgaaacaaagaaaagactAAACTAAAACAATTACATAGGAAAGAACTAAAAAACAGAATTGCACTTGCACTGAAAAAAGCAACACCCAGCAATAAGAATAGGCCCCAAAGTCAAGAGCCAATGTTCACCACAACCAATAATCAGCATTCCAATATAATTAGGAAAGGAAAtatagtaatttatttttcatatctacattttaaaaaaaaatagaaatatgcACGTAGGAATATTTTGGACATATTAATTTCAATATAATTAGTAATTGGTTATTATAATAACTGATTTGCATGGAATTAAATTTCTATTAAATTAATTTCCTATGATAGCTTGAGatcaaattttttcttttattatatttttcaatttttttttaaataaagagAATAGGATACAGACGGAACCATGGGCACATTCGCTATTAAGTTTTTGTCCTTTTCTAATTATATTTCCATGTCCCTCCGGGGACATCCGATAAAAGCCGATAATTATATTTCCATTAACATAACAGCTTCCTACACAAAAATATTGTTATATATAGCATATAAAATGAGAGTTCTGAATGAGTATAACACAATAATAACGATATGGCACTAATGTTATCAACAAAATCACGGTTATGGTTGTTGTTTGTGGCAGTGTCCCACTTCGCCATCTCATGCGACGCGAACCAACAAGGCAAATACCTCTACAAGTTCATTCATTCACGAAGGTCTCAAAAAAAGTCTTCACATGGAGAAGCTTTTGGTGTTAATGGTGTGGATTGTGAATATTTTTCTCAGGCACATGTTGAACAACAAAATGTGTCGAATCAAGGACGAAACCAGGTAGAGTAGTACTCAAATTTTGTTTTTGCACCTGTAAATCTTTTATATTATTGCTTCTTTCAAATAgtgattattaaatttaaataatgtaTTACTTTTGTGCCTTCTTTATCTATTTTTTCTGGTTCCATTCCTGGGTCAAAGAGTGTTGATAAGGTGAAGTCTTTGCCGGGACAACCCCAAGGGGTGGATTTTGATCAGTATGCAGGGTATGTCACAGTGGATGCCAAGGCGGGGAGATCATTGTTCTATTACTTTGTGGAGTCACCTCACAATTCTTCCACCAACCCTCTTGTTCTTTGGCTAAATGGAGGTAACTCTAGAATGTTCCATACATAACTTTTGCATGCATGTGATCTTTGTAGCTAGGTGATTTTGACCACAAAACTGAATGATCATACTTATATACAGTTTGGGTAAATAGTCTATTATTTTGATTTTCGTATATATGCCTATTTTGTTTAACATAAGTTCTTTAGAGCTTGTTCCTGTACAACTATAGGCCATTAAGTTTTTCAATAGCTAATGATTATCAACCAGCGCACTAAAACATTAGCAACATAAGATGACCTGCTAATGGTTTCTTATTCACAATTATAAGCAACATATGTTAGTAAAAATCCAACATGAAAGCCATGAATCATGTCTGCCACCAAACATGATTCTTGAGCAAGAATATTTCATAGTTTTAAGACggtttttatttctatttatcaCTTTAAAATttaaggtaaattcataattatttGTTAATTACATTTTTTCATTTAATCCTTAATCATATCATTTTATACACTTatcataatattaaaaaaacaactATGTACGAATATGTTTTGGGCAAAACTTAAATTCAACAATATATGCAATATTGTTTATATTATCCTAAAAATTGTCAATTTTCTAACTTTTCATATAATTAGAAACAGTAAAATCTATGCGTTTTCAAGGCCTAATATTGCATTTGAGCACATTTTAGGCGAATGCACAAAGGGCAAAAGAAATGTTATAAATGTACTCATATATATGGTGACATACAGGACCAGGGTGCTCTTCCTTTGGGTATGGAGCCCTGCAAGAATTGGGACCTTTTAGAGTCAATAGTGATGGAAGAACACTTCACAAAAATGAATTTGCATGGAATAATGGTGAGCATGATATAGATAGATGAAAATTGGCTCTTTTATCTATGTTTATTTcgtgaaataatcacttattttaataaaaaaaaataaaaaaaaattcactaattttaaaaaaaaaattacaactttttttttgaacaatttGTGTATGATCTTGATAAAAagcaaaatttgaaaaaataactaaaatattttatttctttaaacTGTTGATCATAGTGTttgaaataataaattatttatagtggattttttagtgaaaataaaatttttatatttgtacacaaacataaatcaatttCTGCTATTCAAAAAatctcttaaaataaaattaatttttttattcaattttttggatgctaaaatcactttttttaagCGGACACAAATGACTCAATAGCATCACATtcaattattcttttatttttttaatgtttaatttGCGGCATTATCGAGATTTAGAACTGATGAGTTGTTTCCATAAATGGCAGTGGCAAATGTTATCTTCCTAGAATCTCCAGCAGGAGTTGGCTTTTCATATTCAGACAATTCATCAGATTACTCAAAAACTGGTGACCACAGCACAGCCTTGGATTCATACACTTTTCTTCTTAACTGGCTGGAGAGATTCCCACAGTATAAAACAAGAGAGTTGTTTATAACTGGTGAAAGCTACGCAGGCCATTATGTCCCTCAGCTTGCTCACATTATACTCTCAAAGAATAAGCTAAAGAAAAGTCACACGGTGATCAATTTGAAAGGGGTCGCGGTGAGTCAAACATGTTACGAACCAACTacctcaaaacctctcaattcCAAGACAGATAAATAGTTTAATTTATATTCTATTTATAACATGCCTCCTGACGCTAACTTACAATGCATTGTGTTCgaaatcaattttttattagaataatgagGAGGTCAATCGAACTCTACTTTGCAGGGTTTTAAATTGTAGTGGCGATTGCTGAAGGATGTCTAACTTAACCTaaaagttagctcaagagttaaggtttgcacaaccatatataagcaattgtttggccacatctctagccaatgtgggactctaacacaccccctcacgcccagtGTAGAACATCTGGAGCGTTGAATGAAACGGGTGACCCAAATATGGGGActcaacaaatggatctaggatagggtccaggcccatggtcaaacaaccattggctctgataccatgaaggatgtctaacttaacccaaaagctagctcaagagttaaagtttgcacaaccatatataagcaattgcttggccacatctctagtcaatgtgggactctaacaatTGCGATTAGGTCACAAAATTGTCGACAAATACAGGTTTATGCAGCCACAATTACGGTCGTGGTGCTATTTAAACCCTTTATGTGGTGGTCGCAATTGTGATTGCAAATATCAATTGAAAACTCTACTACTTTGTCGTGAAAACGTGTGAATGGTTATATAGTATATTTCTAACAAAATCTTTCGGTGTACAATATATtgaatttgttattttttctttaaaaaaaaattgttcttgGTGCAGATTGGAAATGGCTGGATAGATGATTATTATTGTACAAAGGGAATGTATGACTATTTCTGGACGCATGGTCTAAACTCTGACAAAACTCATAAAGGAATTGAAAAACACTGTAACTTTAAGACTTTCAACCTTACAAGTGAATGCAACAAATACACAAACAAAGCAGATGATGAGATGGGAGATAttgatatatacaacatatatgcTCCAATTTGTAATTCACCAGAAAGTCCTGCCACCTACTTTGTAAGTTGCATGCATGCTGCTATGTTGCATTGTTGTTGAAACACTTAAAGGTAGTAGTCCATTTCTTTATAGTAAAGTTTAATATCACTTTTGGGCGAGTTTAATTTCCTCATAAGGCTATGCCCAATGGTTTTTTCCATTCAACACCcttctttttcactttttacactccacatcattttctctctctttcacctaATAATTCAACACACATTCAACTTTTACTCACTACAATGgttttgtttaataaaattcaacaccctaccccaccactttttatttcatattcttactttcttttatgtttttatttttgtgattaTATCATTTtaagaattaatttttttttctttctagtttagtaatttattttagtaattttatattcttaattaattttttcttgcaAGTAAAAAACGACGAGATATAGGGATAGTCATTATTAAGACATCATTGATAATGTTGACTATAATTTGGATTAGATGACGACATGATGAAATTTGAAGAAAATCCATAACTTGGTATATTTTAGGGACCTCGTTGGTTGGAAGATTCATTTTGAATTCTGtagttgttgggattttggtagttgaAAGGGTAATTGGCAGAGCTTTGAGTGTTAAAAGGGTTATTGTTAGGatccatttcactaaaaataTGTTTAGAGCTacaaacaagagtttattggaggctaaatagaaaaactagaggggaaaatgtcattttttctgtgtccaaatcaaatgaaccaagcatctatttatagacaaaaaaaaaatgatgaattttaaaaaaaaaattaatttactacGAAATAATTGACCCCAAATAATTAGGATGAGATAAGAATATGGAAATTAAAATAACCAATGAGATTTTACAATGTGGGATGAGTGAGACCAATTTACTGTTCAATCAACATGTTGATGTTGAATATTACACACTCTATTCAACTAGCTCATTGGAACAATTCGGCTATTGAATCTGTTATTCAACAGGTCTTCAACATGCCCATTTGCATGTAGTCTAATCCATTATCATCTAGAAGCTACTCAATACTCACAAATTTATCCTCATACTTGATTTTAGCTTTAAAATTACTTGGGGAAAAACTTTCAAACAAGAACTAAAAtgcatttgtttttatttcatgaCTTTGATATTTTTCTCCACTGATCCTGATCTTTAAATAGTCCAACAGTAGCCGCATCTCATATACACCGAAGTTTTCTCTTAAAATTTTTCTTCCTGATCACATGAGATCATGAATCACATCCAATAATTCTATCTTCTCTACCTCCCCTCTCATTTTAAGCCTCTCTCATGTTAAGTTGGTTGTCTACTTAACATTTTTCCTTAGCCCATAGGATACTAGCTACAGTAAAATAAGATTAAAGTATTCAACCTATATCAAAGCTTACAAATTACAATCATCCAATATATGACACCCTCACATATGTAAAAGCAAAATTGACTGCAGCATTACTTATCAATTATCATACAAACTAAGGAATAGTTCACATAAATAAAGAACACAAAGATCATTCTATTTTGTTCATCAAATCTAAGCTAGAAACTATTCCATACTTTAACATTACAGGGAAACGATTTCAACCCTTGTTCTGAAGATTATACCACTACCTACTTAAATCTCCCTGAAGTTCAAGAGGCTCTTCATGCTAAAGCCACAAAATGGTTATCTTGCAGGTATACACAAGTCAATGGTTTGTGTTTTCCTCCCCacaatttgttttattttttgggcTAATTTGCCTAATGCTTCTTTTTAGCGACGTGGGATGGACAGATAGCCCATCAACTATTCTACCCACCATAAAACGGTTAATATCAAGTGGTCTAAGCATCTGGATGTACAGGTGATTTATATTAAGCTTCACAATTATCTTCATTACATGCAAGACATTATCTAAGTTTTATGTGAAGACAACATATTTTGATAGTTATACCAATATCTGTGTAACATAACAATATTGATAATATCAATAAGATTGTACAGGTACATCAATATCTCAGTAATATATCACAATATCTCGTGTGTCACAAATATCTCATTAATGTAGCTCAATAATGCAGTGGCGACACAGATAATTCCGTTCCGATAACATCATCAAAGTATTCATTGAATTCCTTAAAACTTCACGTGGACACAAGATGGCGTCCATGGGGCTCTAGCGATGAGGTAAGGAAACATATTTACTATGTGTTCAGAAATTACTAGCcatatgaatgattttatatatgtttgattctcgtacaacatatatataggtTGGAGGATATGTAGTTGGGTACAAAGGACTCACGCTCATTACAGTAAGAGGAGCTGGACACATGGTTCCAAGTTCCCAACCAAAGAGAGCACTAACCATGATCACTTCTTTTCTTCGTGGAGAACTTCCTCCTAAACTAAAATCTTGAGTTTATTTAGCATATGCTAAAATTGATGCGCAAATGTGATAGATGAGtttcatataaaaatttatccCTGAAATTTTCACATgtaatgatttatttttttatgaaaatagaACAATAAAATGGCTCCTAAGCGCAGTTTATATCCTTTTCAATGTTGAGCAAGAAATTCAGGTACAAATTTACATAAGAACATGcatctaaaataaaaataaaaataatcttATGCTTATGATATGTTGAACTAATCATGATTCACCTCATAAATAAATGTGTGCATTTCTATCAGCTGGTCTGGTGGTAGAGGTGTCAATTTATTTGAAAATGAACTATGTGCAAACTACAAAGAGTTATATAGCGCTAATTCCTTcacaaaaaggaaaaataagtcGATCCAAACTAAAGACTGAGAGAGTAAGAAACAGAGACCCTTCTCTGCAACTGCAACCGATTATTTTAGCCAAGTTGAACTAGATTTCTAATTCAACCTTGAATGCGGAAACACGCATAATGTAAAGTAACCTAAGAAATATAGGATTCACAGAACTCATCAAAATGAATGAGATCCCAAACCTAAATAAGAGGAACTTGAATTCTATAATCGCTTTTGAACAACACCATAGGGACATGCAATAAAACTATTGGTGATTGAGAGATATAAAATGACCCTTAAAAGCTTTGGAAAAAAAAGGCAAACAATGTCAACAGCTGGAAACAAATGACATGCAAGCAAGCACACAATCACACATAATTATTCTGATAATTAAGTTCAAATTCCTCATTAGTCATCATCACTCCTACAAGTCTAAACAAATTATTAATTGAAACCCTACCGTGCTAGCTCAGCTTATCAAAATTCAACTCCACTCCACAATTAGGAGGGATTCTTAAGAAATCAACAGATCAAGCAAGTTACATGGAAG is a window of Lotus japonicus ecotype B-129 chromosome 5, LjGifu_v1.2 DNA encoding:
- the LOC130720122 gene encoding serine carboxypeptidase 1-like; protein product: MLSTKSRLWLLFVAVSHFAISCDANQQGKYLYKFIHSRRSQKKSSHGEAFGVNGVDCEYFSQAHVEQQNSVDKVKSLPGQPQGVDFDQYAGYVTVDAKAGRSLFYYFVESPHNSSTNPLVLWLNGGPGCSSFGYGALQELGPFRVNSDGRTLHKNEFAWNNVANVIFLESPAGVGFSYSDNSSDYSKTGDHSTALDSYTFLLNWLERFPQYKTRELFITGESYAGHYVPQLAHIILSKNKLKKSHTVINLKGVAIGNGWIDDYYCTKGMYDYFWTHGLNSDKTHKGIEKHCNFKTFNLTSECNKYTNKADDEMGDIDIYNIYAPICNSPESPATYFGNDFNPCSEDYTTTYLNLPEVQEALHAKATKWLSCSDVGWTDSPSTILPTIKRLISSGLSIWMYSGDTDNSVPITSSKYSLNSLKLHVDTRWRPWGSSDEVGGYVVGYKGLTLITVRGAGHMVPSSQPKRALTMITSFLRGELPPKLKS